The DNA sequence TGCCCCGCCAGATTCGTTGCATTTGCCAGAATGCAGTGTTCGCCGATAAAACAATCATGGGCGATATGCACATATGCCATTATCAGCGAATGGCTTCCGATTTTTGTAGTACCCGATGCGGAAGTACCCCGGTTGACGGTCGAACATTCACGTATGCTCACATAATCTCCGATATCGACCGTACTGTATTCTCCCGAAAACTTTAAATCCTGTGGAATCGCGCCCAGCACCGCCCCGGGAAATAGTTTGCAGTTACTGCCAATTCGCGTACCCGGGAAAACAGTCACATTCGGTGCTATCCAGGTGTTATCTCCTATGATAACATCTTCATATATCGTTGAAAAATGCTCCACCTGAACATTCGCCCCTAACCGTGAATCTGGATGAATAAAATTATTCAAGAAGAAAGAATTTGAACAAAGATAGCTATTTTTTAATTCGTATAAAAACAAACCTGAGCGTGTCAGAATGAGTGTTCCACTGCTGTCAAAACGAAGTTTTCCATTAAATATCTTGCAAAACGGGTATTGGAAGTATGACCGGGTTTATAGGCGATTAATTTGCCTTTGAAATGTGTTTGAGTCAAGGCCAGATCACCGATGACATCGAGTATTTTGTGCCGTGCAGCTTCATTGTCAAATGTCTGGTACAACGGATTCAGTATACCCATTTCGGGAATGGAATTCGCCGCATGATGAAACGTATGGGCCAGCCAGTCAATTTTTTCCTTACTGAGTGCAGTTTCTGAAAAGACCAGCGCATTGTTTAGATTGCCGCCTTTGATAAGGCCATTGTTATAGAGATATTCTATCTCATGGAGAAAGCAGAAAGTCTTGGCAATAGCGATTTCTTCCGCATATTCCCTTATGTCATTGAGTACCGCATACTGGTGTTTGATAATCTTGGAGGGAAAATCAATGAGGCAGGTGACAGAAAATTCTTCATGCGGCAAAAAGATATATTCCGCTCCGGTCTGTTCGTCTTTCCATTCAACGACATCCTGTATGGTGAAATATTTCTTATAGTGTGATAGTTCTATGATATTATCGTCTATCAGCCGGTCTATATAAAACTTAGCGCTTCCATCCAGAATGGGCACTTCCTTGTTATCAATCTCCACTAAAGCATTATCTATACCCATAGCATACAATGCAGACAACAGATGTTCAACGGTCACCACTTCCGATTCCTGCAACTTAATTGTCGTACTTCTGTTGGTGTTGGAAACATTCTCCACTTTTGCGGGAATGAATAGAGTGGGGTTAATGTCCGTTCTGCAAAACTGAATACCGAAATTATCCGGTGCCGGTTTTATGGTCACGTTGGACATTAAACCCGTATGCAAACCTACTCCGGAAAAATGAATGGGACGAACGATTGTTGTTTGTAACCTCAAAGTGATTGGTATTAAATAGGCACTTAGTTGCCTGTCAAAGCTACAAAATAAAGCAATACGTATATCCGCTTACAAATTATCTTTAAGATTATTTAATTCGTTGCGAAGCTCCCTGATTCTCTTCTCTAACTCGGGCAATTGCTTATAAATGACCGTAGCTTTGAAATGTTGCTTTATGTCAATGGCCGGGATGCCGGAAAGCACCTGATTTTCCTCCGTTATATGTTGAGCTACGGCACTCTTTGCATTTATCCTGGTAAAAGGAGCAATTACAATATGCCCGACAAATCCGACCTGGCCGCCAATCATATTGTGGTGTCCGATTTTCGTACTGCCCGATATGCCGGTTTGTGAAGCGATGACGGTATGCTCTCCAATCTCCACGTTATGCGCCACCTGTATGAGATTATCCAGCTTTACGCCTTTTCTTAAGATGGTGGAGCCCATCGTTGCCCTGTCTATACAGGTATTGGCGCCGATTTCACAATCGTCTTCGATGACCACATTGCCCAGCTGGGGGATTTTCTGATAGGTTCCATCCTTCTGCGGAGCAAAGCCAAATCCATCGGAACCAATTACGGCTCCTGAATGAATGACGCAGTTATTGCCAATAATACAATCATGGTATATCGACACATTGGGATAGATGATACAGTTGTTTCCTATCCTCACATTTTCCCCGATATATACATTCGGATAGATGATGGTATCTTTTCCAGCTTCATACGGTTTTTTATCCTGTCCGGACTGTAACTGCTGATAGAGTTGTAGTAAATTTGCAAATGCAGCATAGGCATCTTCCACCACAATAAAATTCAGCTTGCTTTTATCTGTCCGCTTGTCAAAAAGATGCTGTGATATGATAATACATCCGGCTTGAGTGGTATCTAAAAATGGAAGGTATTTTTCATTGGCTAAAAAGGAAATCTGGTCCTGCTGCGCTTCCTCAATCTTTGCAGGCATGGCAATCAGGTGCTGCTTATTGCCGGCAATCTCTCCTTTTATCTTTTCTGCTATTTGTGTTAATGTAAACAAGGTTGCTCCTTTAATCTTTAGGATAAGCAATGTAATGTTTCACCACCGGATTCGACAGGGAACGGATATTCCATTGCTCTGTAATATCGGTGATTTCTTTGATATTTCCATCTTTAAATAGGATGTAAATATTGTCCTTTGCCGGGTTATAGGCATTGTTTTGAGCAGTACCCATCAGTACTAAAAAATCCATTTCATCCTGGGTATATTTCTGTTTTAACAAGGCATATTTTTCTTCTGCCTTATGTTCCTCAACGTATTCTATCTTAAACAAATGCCGGTTGATGATAGAAGTGGACAGTAACTTTAATATTTCATCCTCACTCTGCATCCAGACTTTCAATGCCTGCACGATGTCATAATCATCCAGCAGGACAAATTTATCGATGTGCTGATGGAAATCTTCAACACTGATATCATTTTGCAGAAAGAAATGCAGATTATCGGAAATACCCTGATACGGAACCTTGATTTTGCGGGCTCTTAAGAGTGCATTTTTCAGCATCAGGTCCGACACCAGGCTTGTCTTATGCAAATAGACCTGCCAGTACATCAGCCTCCTGGCCACAATAAATTTTTCGATGGAATAAATCCCTTTTTCTTCCACCACAATATTATCATTGTGCACATCCAGCATATTGATGATTCTGTCGTAACCTATCACACCTTCACTCACACCGGTATAGAAAGAATCCCGGTTCAGATAATCCATCCTATCCATATCAAGCTGTCCGCTTACCAGCTGATGTAAAAATTTCTTAGGATACCGATTCGTAAAAATGCGGGTAGCCGTTTCAATCAAAGACCCAAACTGTTGGCGCAGCCGCTGCATCAGCAGCATGGAAATATGTTCATGATGTACATTGGGTACAAGTACACCTTCCAAAGAATGCGAAAACGGACCATGCCCCAAGTCATGCAGCAAAATAGCCAGCACCGCCGCCTGCGATTCTTCCTCGCTGATATCATGTCCCTTTGACTTCAGGACTTCCAGGCTTTTATACATCAGGTGCATGGCACCCAGCGAATGATGAAACCGGGAGTGGGTGGCACCGGGATAAACCAATGCACTCAAACCCAGCTGCTGGATACGTCTTAATCGCTGGAAATACGGATGTTCTATTATATCGAAGACGATATCATACGGAATAGAGATGAAACCATAAACAGGATCGTTAAATATTTTTCGTTTGTTCATTTACAGATATACATCCGAGGTTAGCGGTTACCGGCTTAATTATACAGACAGAATGTACTTTATTAGCATTATTTAATGAAATAAAATTATGTATTTTGCAAATAAAGCCATAACATTATACAATACAAAAATAGCAAAGTCTAGTCATTTATAACAATTAACTTTTAACTTACCTCCATGAGCGATATAAAAATACTATGGGCAGATGATGAAATAGACTTATTGAAACCGCAAATACTTTTTCTGGAACAAAAAGGCTATACCGTTGATCCCGTCAGCAACGGATACGACGCCCTGGATAAATGCAAGACGGAACATTTCGATCTGATCTTCTTGGATGAGCATATGCCGGGTATTTCGGGATTGGAGACACTGGCCAGAATCAAGGCCATCAACAAGGACATTCCTGTCGTCATGATAACCAAAAATGAAGAGGAGAATATCATGGAAGAAGCCATCGGTTCACAGATCGCTGACTACCTGATAAAACCGGTCCGTCCGAACCAGATTCTATTGTCCATCAAAAAAATAACGGAAAACAAGAAACTGGTTTCTGAAAAAACCACCACTTCGTACCGTCAGGAATTCCAGAATATCATGACGGAAGTCAATAATGTAAACGACCATAAGGAATGGGCAGAATTGTACAAGAAACTCATTTACTGGGAACTGGAACTGGACAAAGCCAACAACCCGGACATGAAGGATATCCTGGATATGCAGAAGAGCGAAGCCAACAAAGAGTTTTTTAAATTCATTTCCAAAAACTATCTGAAATGGCTGAAGGAAACCGGAAAGGGTTCCACCCCAACCTTGTCTCACACGCTATTTAAAGACAAGATAATTCCTGCCATCGAAAACGACACCCCCACTTTCTTTCTGCTGATAGACA is a window from the Sphingobacteriales bacterium genome containing:
- the lpxA gene encoding acyl-ACP--UDP-N-acetylglucosamine O-acyltransferase → MNNFIHPDSRLGANVQVEHFSTIYEDVIIGDNTWIAPNVTVFPGTRIGSNCKLFPGAVLGAIPQDLKFSGEYSTVDIGDYVSIRECSTVNRGTSASGTTKIGSHSLIMAYVHIAHDCFIGEHCILANATNLAGHVTIEDYAYFGGMSGAHQFVKVGKHAFISGGSMIGKDVPPFCLAMRNPAQYAGINSIGLKRHGFTPEEIHMIQDVYRFIFGNNGLNTSQALAKIEEEIPASGLRDYIVSFVKSSERGIIKGMD
- a CDS encoding HD domain-containing protein, giving the protein MNKRKIFNDPVYGFISIPYDIVFDIIEHPYFQRLRRIQQLGLSALVYPGATHSRFHHSLGAMHLMYKSLEVLKSKGHDISEEESQAAVLAILLHDLGHGPFSHSLEGVLVPNVHHEHISMLLMQRLRQQFGSLIETATRIFTNRYPKKFLHQLVSGQLDMDRMDYLNRDSFYTGVSEGVIGYDRIINMLDVHNDNIVVEEKGIYSIEKFIVARRLMYWQVYLHKTSLVSDLMLKNALLRARKIKVPYQGISDNLHFFLQNDISVEDFHQHIDKFVLLDDYDIVQALKVWMQSEDEILKLLSTSIINRHLFKIEYVEEHKAEEKYALLKQKYTQDEMDFLVLMGTAQNNAYNPAKDNIYILFKDGNIKEITDITEQWNIRSLSNPVVKHYIAYPKD
- the lpxC gene encoding UDP-3-O-[3-hydroxymyristoyl] N-acetylglucosamine deacetylase yields the protein MRLQTTIVRPIHFSGVGLHTGLMSNVTIKPAPDNFGIQFCRTDINPTLFIPAKVENVSNTNRSTTIKLQESEVVTVEHLLSALYAMGIDNALVEIDNKEVPILDGSAKFYIDRLIDDNIIELSHYKKYFTIQDVVEWKDEQTGAEYIFLPHEEFSVTCLIDFPSKIIKHQYAVLNDIREYAEEIAIAKTFCFLHEIEYLYNNGLIKGGNLNNALVFSETALSKEKIDWLAHTFHHAANSIPEMGILNPLYQTFDNEAARHKILDVIGDLALTQTHFKGKLIAYKPGHTSNTRFARYLMENFVLTAVEHSF
- the lpxD gene encoding UDP-3-O-(3-hydroxymyristoyl)glucosamine N-acyltransferase, encoding MPAKIEEAQQDQISFLANEKYLPFLDTTQAGCIIISQHLFDKRTDKSKLNFIVVEDAYAAFANLLQLYQQLQSGQDKKPYEAGKDTIIYPNVYIGENVRIGNNCIIYPNVSIYHDCIIGNNCVIHSGAVIGSDGFGFAPQKDGTYQKIPQLGNVVIEDDCEIGANTCIDRATMGSTILRKGVKLDNLIQVAHNVEIGEHTVIASQTGISGSTKIGHHNMIGGQVGFVGHIVIAPFTRINAKSAVAQHITEENQVLSGIPAIDIKQHFKATVIYKQLPELEKRIRELRNELNNLKDNL